One part of the Treponema sp. OMZ 787 genome encodes these proteins:
- a CDS encoding TraB/GumN family protein, protein MDENNEKTLKRILLKDREIILLGTAHVSKESIKDVESTIREENPDCVCVELDEGRYKSLTSKDAWQQINISQVLREGKGFLLLANLVLASFQKKLGSDLGVKPGDEMKAAIEVSQELNIKTEMVDRPIHTTLKRAWAKNRGWGRSKLLATLLSAAFSNEKLEEGEIEKLKNQSAMDNMMQEMAEYLPNIKGVLIDERDRYLASKIWESSGKKIVAVLGAGHLPGTERFIRELEAGTKTTDVSDIEVIPPKSTGSKIASWIFPVIIIGLIILGFFKGGGIKTGQMLLSFVLWNGGLAAIGALIALGHPLAILASFLGAPFTTINPLLGIGMISGLVQAWAKKPQVKDMENLTNDAAKFSGWYKNRITKVLLVFILSSLGSSIGTFITVPALIANLIK, encoded by the coding sequence GTGGACGAAAATAATGAAAAAACTTTAAAGCGTATTCTTTTAAAGGACCGCGAAATTATTCTTTTAGGAACAGCACATGTTTCTAAAGAAAGCATTAAGGATGTTGAATCTACAATTCGGGAAGAAAATCCCGATTGTGTATGCGTCGAATTGGATGAGGGCCGTTACAAATCTTTAACTTCAAAAGATGCTTGGCAGCAAATTAATATTTCCCAAGTATTGCGGGAAGGCAAAGGCTTTTTACTTCTTGCAAATTTGGTTCTAGCGTCTTTTCAAAAAAAACTTGGAAGCGACCTCGGCGTAAAACCGGGAGATGAAATGAAGGCCGCAATCGAAGTTTCTCAAGAATTAAACATAAAAACCGAGATGGTAGACCGTCCTATCCATACAACACTAAAAAGAGCTTGGGCAAAAAACCGGGGCTGGGGCAGATCAAAACTTTTGGCAACCCTTTTAAGTGCAGCCTTTTCCAACGAAAAACTTGAAGAAGGCGAAATTGAAAAATTAAAAAATCAAAGTGCAATGGATAACATGATGCAGGAAATGGCGGAATACCTTCCTAACATAAAAGGCGTTTTAATCGATGAAAGAGACCGTTATCTTGCATCAAAAATTTGGGAAAGCAGCGGAAAAAAAATCGTTGCCGTCTTAGGTGCAGGCCATCTTCCCGGAACGGAACGCTTTATAAGAGAACTTGAGGCCGGCACAAAAACAACAGATGTTTCCGACATTGAAGTAATTCCCCCTAAAAGTACAGGCAGTAAAATTGCCTCGTGGATATTTCCGGTAATTATAATCGGCTTAATCATTCTCGGCTTCTTTAAAGGCGGCGGAATAAAAACAGGTCAAATGCTATTATCATTTGTTCTATGGAACGGAGGTCTTGCGGCCATAGGGGCCTTAATTGCACTCGGCCATCCTCTAGCTATTCTAGCTTCATTTTTAGGAGCACCATTTACCACAATTAATCCGCTTTTAGGCATAGGAATGATTTCGGGACTAGTACAAGCTTGGGCAAAAAAACCTCAAGTCAAAGATATGGAAAACCTCACAAACGATGCAGCAAAATTTTCAGGCTGGTATAAAAACAGAATAACAAAGGTTCTTCTTGTTTTTATACTTTCATCTCTTGGAAGCTCCATAGGAACATTTATAACTGTTCCGGCTCTTATTGCTAATCTGATTAAATAA
- a CDS encoding glycoside hydrolase family 3 protein codes for MKKKFSLTKKNLLSLLCVFVLTVNLNSNSALKKLPNFYDNVPSEKLASDIVENMTDEELLAQTFMFGWAGQDPGDLLLSWIEESGLGSIKIFGWNTGDSHKLAKSISLLQKKSLEGRFGIPLFVATDQEGGWVRHVKGLTSETPGNLAIGASGRPQDSYYSGYYISREIRALGINLNFAPTVDLLTDHDSSIIGPRSFGDSPHAAGILGAAFVKGSRDAGVLTTAKHFPGHGDTSIDSHGRLPKINISEETFRNRELIPFKYLIDAGVPAIMTGHLNFSSILPNGEPATFSKYLLTDILRGELGFKGLIITDDMMMHGAMNFAGGIANAVKMALEAGNDIIESSTTPRHYQAFWKDNIRAMRNDPQFKSRVKDAAFRILVEKLKYFKSDNHVPILPDMEKLHDSIPDKEGQKFFLSLAGRSTTIVRDAAIPFKPEENEDILLVSAYKDFFTHGLKRFPKAKIIEVESAHHHARRFDTIIFCLSDKYSLSILQKIMNKYPKKKYIVISVLSPAFLAKVPQAETAIAIYSYSPASFTAAFGALCGDFSAGGKLPISGIK; via the coding sequence ATGAAAAAAAAATTCTCCCTTACAAAAAAGAACCTTCTATCTTTGCTATGTGTTTTTGTATTAACTGTTAATTTAAATTCAAATTCTGCATTAAAAAAACTGCCTAACTTTTACGATAATGTGCCGAGTGAAAAACTGGCTTCCGATATAGTAGAAAACATGACCGATGAGGAGCTTTTGGCTCAAACATTTATGTTCGGCTGGGCCGGGCAAGATCCCGGAGATTTGCTTTTATCATGGATTGAAGAATCCGGACTGGGAAGCATAAAAATATTCGGCTGGAATACCGGCGACTCGCACAAACTTGCAAAATCCATTTCGCTCTTACAAAAAAAATCACTCGAAGGAAGATTCGGTATTCCTCTTTTTGTTGCAACCGATCAAGAAGGCGGATGGGTACGGCATGTAAAGGGCCTGACCTCCGAAACTCCCGGTAACCTTGCAATAGGAGCATCAGGCAGACCTCAAGACTCCTACTATTCCGGTTATTATATTTCAAGAGAAATAAGGGCGCTCGGTATAAATTTAAATTTTGCTCCTACCGTAGATCTTTTAACCGATCATGACTCATCAATCATAGGCCCTAGGTCCTTCGGAGACTCTCCCCATGCTGCAGGAATCTTAGGAGCAGCCTTCGTAAAAGGGAGCAGGGATGCAGGCGTACTTACAACAGCAAAGCATTTCCCTGGCCACGGAGATACAAGCATCGACAGTCACGGCCGTCTGCCTAAAATAAACATATCCGAAGAAACCTTCCGCAACAGGGAGCTGATTCCTTTTAAGTATCTGATAGATGCCGGTGTTCCTGCCATTATGACAGGCCACCTAAATTTTTCATCAATCTTACCAAATGGAGAGCCGGCAACATTTTCTAAATACCTTTTAACGGATATTCTACGCGGAGAACTAGGCTTTAAGGGCCTTATCATTACCGACGACATGATGATGCATGGAGCTATGAATTTTGCAGGAGGAATTGCAAATGCCGTCAAAATGGCCTTAGAAGCCGGAAACGATATAATAGAATCCTCTACAACTCCTCGGCACTATCAAGCTTTTTGGAAAGATAATATCAGAGCAATGCGGAATGATCCTCAATTTAAATCAAGAGTAAAGGATGCGGCTTTTAGAATTTTAGTTGAAAAATTAAAATATTTTAAAAGCGATAACCATGTTCCCATTCTGCCCGATATGGAAAAATTGCATGATAGCATCCCCGACAAGGAAGGCCAAAAATTCTTTTTGAGTTTGGCAGGGCGCTCAACCACAATAGTGCGCGATGCGGCTATTCCTTTTAAACCCGAAGAAAATGAGGATATTCTTCTTGTATCTGCCTATAAAGATTTTTTTACACACGGATTAAAACGCTTTCCCAAGGCAAAAATAATAGAAGTCGAATCCGCCCATCACCATGCACGCCGATTTGATACAATAATTTTTTGTCTTTCAGATAAATACTCCTTAAGTATTCTGCAAAAAATAATGAATAAATACCCTAAGAAAAAATATATAGTTATCTCTGTTTTGTCCCCGGCATTCTTGGCAAAGGTTCCTCAGGCCGAAACGGCTATTGCCATTTACAGCTATTCGCCGGCCTCCTTTACCGCAGCATTCGGAGCTCTTTGCGGAGATTTTAGTGCCGGAGGAAAACTTCCTATTTCGGGAATCAAATAA
- a CDS encoding GNAT family N-acetyltransferase, translating into MNCTAVHLTNKNINIFINSILPYEHVCVNLAECLKKQKRFFDTEQNLFNFIKADAFFSQNQEFIGILFLAAHGVLLHCFPKNITEEIKQYIKKDFLKHTNPLSVMGEKNTSIYLEKLINESLSLVPERFEDYKLLTLTNKPASSNIFCIRASDNLNSKLEFIKPPIEDTKLLCPMEIEYNETEVLAPGIKASRGSCLKLLKKRINSHALYAVKKEGKYIAKACINASGFYWNQIGGVFTLPEYRNKGVGAANMMMLINDSFQYKKKCALFVKIKNQAARQMYKKIGFKEFCDFRISYF; encoded by the coding sequence ATGAATTGCACTGCCGTTCATCTTACAAATAAAAATATAAATATCTTCATCAATAGCATTCTGCCCTATGAGCACGTATGCGTAAATCTTGCCGAGTGTCTGAAAAAACAAAAAAGATTTTTTGATACAGAGCAAAATCTTTTTAACTTTATAAAGGCGGATGCTTTTTTTTCACAGAATCAAGAATTTATAGGTATCTTATTTTTGGCTGCCCATGGTGTTTTACTCCACTGTTTTCCTAAAAATATTACAGAAGAAATTAAACAGTACATCAAGAAAGATTTTTTAAAGCACACAAATCCGCTTTCTGTTATGGGAGAAAAAAATACTTCAATCTATTTGGAAAAATTAATAAATGAAAGTCTATCCCTTGTACCGGAGCGGTTTGAAGATTATAAACTCCTTACACTAACAAATAAACCGGCTTCATCAAATATTTTTTGCATACGGGCTTCAGATAATTTGAATAGCAAGTTGGAATTTATAAAACCTCCGATTGAAGATACTAAACTCCTCTGCCCAATGGAAATAGAATACAATGAAACCGAAGTATTGGCCCCCGGAATAAAAGCCTCCCGCGGCTCCTGCCTAAAACTTTTAAAAAAAAGAATAAACAGCCATGCTCTTTATGCAGTAAAAAAAGAGGGCAAATATATTGCAAAGGCCTGTATAAACGCATCCGGATTTTACTGGAATCAAATAGGAGGGGTCTTTACACTGCCCGAATATAGAAATAAGGGTGTGGGAGCCGCGAATATGATGATGCTGATAAATGACAGCTTCCAATACAAGAAAAAATGTGCTCTCTTTGTAAAAATTAAAAATCAGGCAGCAAGACAAATGTATAAGAAAATAGGCTTTAAGGAATTTTGCGATTTTAGAATTTCATATTTTTAA
- a CDS encoding CDP-alcohol phosphatidyltransferase family protein, which translates to MENYSYSAEDKSLLSPLIYKCFVFPLVRILPESVPANIITICSNSFILVSFALAYVNYLHDAYRLLWLIPIFSWTYIVGDYSDGVQARRTKTGSPLGEYFDHFLDSFVTGLLTGILMLCFRVTNPFLLFFVYQFLYVGQIGTFWGRFKNGVMQFSTFSTSEGVMTIAVMTALASFKTIRDYSVQPVVLGLSIIYIIMIAGFAAAFVTGIITILKTKKLTVRLFLHLVFSAFLGAVLVWQVQAPIFIQTMIITFYNVVFIQSVLSATADKTKESLPDLLVPISCFLYFVFLEYSIVIGTVQIAYLLIRIVIRFLIFFKKYRHCWYWKNPVAVKK; encoded by the coding sequence ATGGAAAATTACTCATACAGTGCAGAGGACAAGTCCTTACTTAGTCCTCTCATTTATAAATGTTTTGTTTTTCCTCTTGTAAGGATTTTACCTGAGTCTGTTCCTGCTAATATAATAACAATTTGCTCTAATAGCTTTATATTGGTTTCTTTTGCATTAGCTTATGTAAATTATTTGCATGATGCTTATAGGCTTTTGTGGCTGATTCCTATTTTTTCTTGGACTTATATTGTAGGAGATTATTCTGATGGAGTACAGGCAAGGCGGACAAAGACAGGTTCCCCGCTTGGAGAATATTTTGACCATTTTTTGGACAGCTTTGTTACAGGCCTTCTTACCGGTATTTTAATGCTTTGTTTTAGGGTTACAAATCCTTTTTTGCTTTTTTTTGTATATCAGTTTTTATATGTTGGGCAGATAGGTACATTTTGGGGCCGTTTTAAAAATGGAGTGATGCAGTTTTCAACATTCAGCACAAGCGAAGGTGTTATGACAATTGCCGTCATGACGGCTCTTGCGTCATTTAAAACTATTCGAGATTATAGTGTCCAGCCTGTGGTTTTAGGATTAAGTATTATTTATATAATTATGATTGCAGGTTTTGCTGCCGCTTTTGTTACAGGCATCATTACTATTTTAAAGACTAAAAAATTGACTGTACGCTTATTTTTGCATCTTGTTTTTTCCGCTTTTCTAGGGGCTGTTTTGGTTTGGCAAGTTCAAGCTCCTATATTTATACAAACTATGATTATTACATTTTATAATGTAGTTTTTATTCAATCGGTTCTTTCGGCAACAGCGGATAAGACTAAAGAGTCTTTACCTGATTTACTTGTGCCTATAAGCTGCTTCCTTTATTTTGTTTTTTTAGAATATTCCATTGTTATTGGTACAGTTCAAATTGCATACCTTTTAATCAGAATAGTAATACGATTTTTAATATTTTTTAAAAAATACAGGCATTGCTGGTATTGGAAAAATCCTGTTGCTGTAAAAAAATAG
- a CDS encoding glycine--tRNA ligase has product MEDHKISMEKIVSLCKRRGFVFQSSEIYGGQNGAWDYGPLGIELKNNVSRAWWKEMTQLHDNIVGLDASILMHPRTWEASGHVENFTDPLVDCKKCKSRFRADHLSPENLEKKLCPDCGGELTDTRKFNLMFKTHIGATEDNSSVIYLRPETAQGIYVNYKNIIQSNRMKIPFGIAQIGKAFRNEIVTKNFIFRTCEFEQMEMQFFVKPGSDDEWFDYWKKQRWAFYEKYGVRTNKLQWHQHGKDELAHYAKDAYDIEYEFPMGFKELEGVHNRTNYDLTRHTEYSGKDMQYIDQDNGNEKYIPYIIETSAGLTRNVLMFICDAYDEEKVADKGNDDDWRTVLRFHPNIAPITVAVLPLMKKDGLAELAAEIRNELKEEFKTDYDQSGAIGKRYRRQDEVGTPFCVTVDYDSKEDNTVTLRFRDSMEQVRIPRAELISRIQSEIKNYKRV; this is encoded by the coding sequence ATGGAAGATCATAAAATTTCAATGGAAAAAATTGTAAGTCTTTGTAAAAGAAGAGGTTTTGTTTTTCAGTCATCAGAAATTTACGGAGGACAAAACGGTGCATGGGATTACGGCCCCTTAGGAATAGAATTAAAAAATAATGTTTCGCGTGCATGGTGGAAGGAGATGACTCAGCTCCATGACAATATTGTAGGGCTTGATGCTTCAATTTTGATGCATCCCCGTACATGGGAGGCTTCAGGTCATGTTGAAAATTTTACCGATCCTTTAGTTGACTGTAAAAAATGTAAAAGCCGCTTTAGAGCAGATCATCTTTCTCCCGAAAATCTTGAAAAAAAACTTTGTCCAGACTGCGGCGGCGAACTTACCGATACACGTAAATTCAATCTTATGTTTAAAACTCACATAGGAGCGACAGAAGATAATTCTAGCGTTATTTATTTACGCCCTGAAACAGCCCAAGGTATTTATGTAAACTATAAAAATATTATCCAATCGAATCGAATGAAGATTCCCTTCGGTATTGCTCAGATCGGCAAAGCCTTCCGAAACGAGATTGTTACAAAAAACTTTATTTTTAGAACCTGCGAATTTGAACAGATGGAGATGCAGTTTTTTGTAAAACCCGGAAGTGATGATGAATGGTTCGACTATTGGAAAAAACAGCGTTGGGCCTTTTATGAAAAATACGGAGTAAGAACAAATAAACTCCAATGGCATCAGCACGGTAAGGATGAGCTTGCCCATTACGCAAAGGATGCTTACGATATTGAATACGAATTCCCGATGGGCTTTAAGGAGCTTGAGGGTGTACACAACCGAACCAACTATGACCTTACACGCCATACCGAGTATTCAGGTAAGGATATGCAGTACATTGATCAAGATAACGGAAACGAAAAGTACATTCCCTACATAATCGAAACCTCGGCGGGCTTAACAAGAAATGTTCTTATGTTTATTTGTGATGCCTACGATGAAGAAAAAGTTGCCGATAAGGGAAATGATGATGATTGGAGAACCGTGCTTCGCTTCCATCCTAATATTGCTCCTATAACTGTAGCTGTTCTTCCCTTGATGAAAAAAGACGGCCTTGCCGAATTGGCTGCTGAAATTAGGAATGAGCTTAAAGAGGAATTTAAAACCGATTACGACCAGTCAGGTGCTATCGGAAAAAGATACCGCCGTCAAGATGAGGTTGGAACTCCTTTCTGTGTAACAGTCGATTATGATTCAAAAGAAGATAATACTGTTACCCTGCGTTTTAGAGATTCCATGGAGCAGGTTAGAATTCCCAGAGCTGAATTAATTTCAAGAATACAGTCTGAAATTAAAAACTATAAAAGAGTATAG
- a CDS encoding formate--tetrahydrofolate ligase produces the protein MKTDIEIAREAKLNKIAEIADGLGIHEDHVIPYGKYIAKVPYSVIDDEKVKKNNLILVTAITPTKAGIGKTTVSIGLALGLNKIGKKAVVALREPSLGPCFGMKGGAAGGGYAQVLPMEDINLHFTGDFHAITSAHNMISALFDNYIFRTQGTPKAIKKILWKRVLDVNDRNLRQVITGLGDGNGVLMESGFDITPASEIMAIFCLAKDIEDLRRRIENIILGYDAEDKAVTVKDLGIAGSIVVLLKNAINPNLVQTTENTPAFIHGGPFANIAHGCNSVIATKTALTYGEYVVTEAGFAADLGAEKFFDIKCRKAGLSPKLTVIAATTGGLKMHGNVPEKEISKPNAEALKKGLANLDKHIENMKKFGQTVVVALNRYGYDLDSELDLVKAHCEAQGVGFAVNNAFVEGGKGAIPLAELVVKTIESNPSKPLQFVYDDKDSIKTKIEKICKNIYGAAEVTYSGAADKMIKKIEEAGMADYPICIAKTQYSFSSDPKLCGVPSGFELNVRDIVLNSGSEMIVAIMGDMMRMPGLPKDPQAVRIDLVNGNVEGLS, from the coding sequence ATGAAAACTGATATAGAAATAGCTAGAGAAGCGAAGCTAAATAAAATCGCTGAAATTGCAGACGGCTTAGGGATTCATGAAGATCATGTTATTCCCTATGGAAAGTACATAGCCAAGGTTCCCTATAGCGTTATAGATGATGAAAAGGTAAAAAAGAATAATCTAATCCTTGTTACCGCTATCACGCCTACAAAGGCCGGAATCGGAAAGACTACCGTTTCTATCGGTCTTGCCTTGGGCTTAAACAAAATCGGAAAAAAGGCTGTTGTCGCCTTGAGGGAGCCCTCTTTGGGCCCCTGTTTCGGTATGAAGGGAGGAGCTGCAGGAGGCGGATACGCACAAGTTCTCCCCATGGAAGATATTAACCTTCATTTTACGGGCGACTTCCATGCTATTACTTCGGCCCACAATATGATAAGTGCTCTGTTCGACAACTATATTTTCAGAACTCAAGGAACTCCAAAGGCCATTAAAAAAATTCTTTGGAAGAGGGTTTTGGACGTAAATGACAGAAACTTACGCCAAGTAATCACCGGTTTGGGAGACGGAAACGGCGTATTGATGGAGTCGGGATTTGATATTACACCGGCTTCAGAAATCATGGCTATCTTCTGTCTTGCAAAAGATATTGAAGATCTACGCCGAAGAATAGAAAACATTATCTTAGGCTATGATGCAGAAGATAAGGCCGTAACCGTCAAGGATCTGGGAATTGCCGGTTCAATCGTTGTTCTTTTAAAGAATGCCATTAACCCTAACCTTGTTCAAACTACGGAAAACACACCAGCCTTTATCCACGGCGGCCCCTTTGCAAACATCGCTCACGGATGTAACTCCGTAATCGCAACAAAGACAGCCCTCACCTACGGCGAATATGTAGTTACCGAAGCTGGATTCGCTGCCGACCTCGGTGCCGAAAAATTCTTCGATATCAAGTGCCGAAAAGCAGGATTAAGCCCCAAACTTACCGTTATTGCTGCTACAACCGGCGGCTTAAAGATGCACGGAAACGTTCCTGAAAAGGAAATTTCAAAACCGAATGCTGAAGCCCTCAAAAAAGGTTTGGCTAACCTCGATAAGCACATCGAAAACATGAAGAAATTCGGACAGACTGTCGTTGTAGCCCTTAACCGCTACGGATACGACCTTGATTCCGAATTGGATTTGGTAAAGGCCCACTGCGAAGCTCAGGGAGTAGGATTTGCCGTAAATAATGCCTTTGTCGAAGGCGGAAAAGGAGCTATTCCCCTTGCAGAGCTTGTAGTAAAAACCATCGAATCCAATCCTTCAAAGCCCTTACAGTTTGTTTATGATGACAAGGACAGCATCAAAACAAAGATCGAAAAAATCTGTAAGAATATCTACGGAGCAGCCGAAGTTACCTACTCAGGTGCAGCAGACAAGATGATCAAAAAGATTGAGGAAGCAGGCATGGCAGATTACCCAATCTGTATTGCAAAAACTCAATATTCATTCTCTTCAGATCCTAAACTCTGCGGAGTACCTTCCGGCTTTGAGCTAAATGTAAGAGACATAGTTCTCAACTCAGGCTCCGAGATGATAGTCGCAATTATGGGAGACATGATGAGAATGCCAGGTCTGCCTAAAGATCCTCAGGCCGTAAGAATAGACTTGGTAAACGGCAATGTTGAAGGCTTGTCATAA
- a CDS encoding LysM peptidoglycan-binding domain-containing protein produces the protein MKNVLKILTLLAVFSFIFTSCGTPPPAPKEEKPAPVMVEEPKPEVKPEPMPEPEPTPVVEEPREVPVKEYIVVEGDTLSEIALKFYGTREKAYYFPIIMSLNPGKVQHPDKLTPKTKLLVPDFELFMKHSPSKMLARPDFEKCIKIYEDEGKSGVVESLKRRLKEF, from the coding sequence ATGAAGAACGTTTTGAAAATTTTAACCTTGTTGGCGGTTTTTTCTTTTATATTTACCAGCTGCGGAACGCCTCCGCCAGCTCCTAAAGAAGAAAAGCCGGCACCGGTTATGGTAGAAGAGCCTAAACCGGAGGTAAAACCTGAGCCGATGCCCGAACCTGAACCAACACCTGTCGTTGAAGAACCAAGAGAAGTTCCCGTAAAGGAATATATCGTTGTAGAAGGAGATACCCTATCCGAAATTGCTTTAAAATTTTACGGAACAAGAGAAAAAGCCTACTACTTCCCAATAATTATGTCTCTCAATCCCGGCAAGGTTCAACATCCGGATAAACTAACACCTAAAACAAAACTTCTAGTTCCAGATTTTGAGCTTTTCATGAAGCACTCGCCTTCAAAAATGCTTGCAAGGCCTGACTTTGAAAAATGTATTAAAATTTATGAGGATGAAGGAAAATCAGGAGTGGTTGAATCCTTGAAACGAAGGCTTAAAGAATTTTAG